A window of the Ignavibacteriales bacterium genome harbors these coding sequences:
- a CDS encoding DUF559 domain-containing protein, producing MNKALSMETRWVRYNPRLKQIARTLRKNMTLSEILLWQQIKGKQLLGYDFHRQKPIDEYVVDFYCPLLKLVLEIDGDSHDGKEDADRIRHEKLESLGLTVLRFWDADVKSNVDGIVGQLREWIETRRTHP from the coding sequence GTGAATAAAGCCTTGTCCATGGAAACTCGATGGGTTCGATATAATCCAAGACTCAAACAAATTGCCCGAACATTGCGGAAGAATATGACATTGTCAGAAATTCTCTTATGGCAGCAAATTAAAGGCAAGCAATTATTAGGATATGATTTTCACAGACAGAAACCGATTGATGAATATGTAGTAGATTTTTATTGTCCCCTGTTAAAATTAGTCCTTGAGATAGATGGTGATTCTCATGATGGAAAAGAGGATGCGGATCGGATCAGACATGAGAAATTAGAATCGTTGGGATTGACAGTATTGCGATTCTGGGATGCTGATGTGAAGAGCAATGTTGATGGCATTGTTGGGCAATTACGGGAGTGGATTGAAACTCGAAGAACACACCCCTAA